From the genome of Psychrilyobacter atlanticus DSM 19335, one region includes:
- a CDS encoding GrdX family protein: MECLIVSNNPMVKEKFDNVYFIEGTSRELLEKVRDLVHSGSELLTHPLGASLRMMFSPYFSVIVKEKEGKLNCFHTEIIESSIEKYNQHMGVREEDIKNSKDYAIVDYKLLESALGEIK, encoded by the coding sequence TTGGAATGTTTAATAGTAAGTAATAATCCAATGGTTAAAGAAAAATTTGATAATGTTTATTTTATTGAAGGTACATCGAGGGAGCTACTAGAAAAGGTAAGAGATTTGGTTCATAGTGGGAGTGAGTTGTTGACTCATCCATTGGGGGCCAGCTTGAGAATGATGTTTTCACCATATTTTTCTGTAATAGTTAAGGAAAAAGAGGGAAAGTTAAATTGTTTTCATACTGAAATTATTGAATCAAGTATTGAAAAATATAATCAGCATATGGGGGTGAGAGAAGAGGATATTAAAAATTCTAAAGATTATGCAATCGTTGACTATAAGCTTTTAGAATCTGCACTTGGGGAAATTAAATAA
- a CDS encoding GntR family transcriptional regulator: protein MKKKITTDEIYNILKDRIIQIKYEPGIVLNEVDIGNEFEISRTPIREIFQRLNSNKLLKIIPRYGAQVSHIDFKYMKSVFEITREFDSLATKLCVDKISEEEISKLEEIYNNLLQYNIEEDYQKAISEDEKFHKIILENCGNTCLEEILSNLHIHTERLWHYSEDHIDSMEIFTETLGKILTAIKEKDRDKAEKYAREHIDVFVEKIKKEML, encoded by the coding sequence ATGAAAAAAAAGATTACAACAGATGAAATATATAATATTTTAAAAGATAGAATTATTCAAATTAAATATGAACCTGGAATAGTTTTAAATGAGGTTGATATTGGAAATGAATTTGAAATAAGCAGGACACCTATAAGAGAGATATTTCAAAGGTTAAACAGTAATAAATTACTTAAAATTATACCAAGGTATGGGGCTCAGGTCTCACATATTGATTTTAAATATATGAAGTCAGTATTTGAAATAACCAGAGAATTTGACAGCCTTGCCACAAAGCTGTGTGTAGATAAAATTTCAGAAGAAGAAATTTCTAAACTTGAAGAAATATATAATAACCTTCTCCAATATAATATTGAGGAGGACTATCAAAAAGCTATTTCAGAGGATGAAAAATTTCATAAGATAATTTTAGAGAATTGTGGGAATACATGTCTAGAAGAGATACTTTCTAATTTGCATATTCATACTGAAAGATTGTGGCATTATTCTGAAGATCATATAGACTCAATGGAAATTTTCACCGAAACATTGGGGAAGATTCTTACAGCTATAAAGGAAAAAGATAGAGACAAAGCAGAAAAATATGCCCGTGAGCATATAGATGTTTTTGTTGAAAAAATCAAAAAAGAGATGCTTTAA